From the Mesorhizobium sp. L-2-11 genome, the window TCGGCGACAAGCCGTGCCTTCTCTTCGTCCGACCGATGGCGCGGCTTGCGTCGGGACGGCACAGGCTCCGCCGTCAAAATCTCGAATGTTCGATGATGGCTCATACTGTCGCTCATAGGATTCTCCGCATGATTCATGCTGAAAATGAGCGATCAACCGCCTGCACGCTACGTGGGGACGCCTACGCGCTTACCACATAGGAGCTGAAGACCCGTTTTTGCCGCCTTTGCCGGCCATCGGGGCACTACCGAAATCGCCGACGCGTATACGGAGGAAAACGAATGCAGCACTGGCTGGATAAGCTGACCGATCTCACCGCCGTCGAAGGTGATCAAAGCAACCTCAAGGATGCTCTGGCGGGCCTTGCTGAACAGATCGGCTTTGGCGGCTATGCCTATCTCAACATTCAGCCCGGCCATATGCTTGCGATTTCGAGCTATCATCCAGAATGGCAGTCCGTGTACTTCGAACGAAACTATTCTGCGCTCGATCCGGTTGTAGGACGCGCGAAATCCATGAAGCGGACCTTCACGTGGAGCGGCGAGCAGGAGAGGCCGCGGCTTTCAAAAGCCGAACGCTCGTTCTATGCGCACGCGGCCGATTTCGGGATCCGCTCCGGCATCACCATCCCCGTCAAGACGGCGAACGGTTCGATGTCGATGTTCACCCTGGCCTCGGAGAAGCTGGCGATCCAGCTCGACCGGGAGATCGACGCCGTTGCCGCCGCGACGGCGGTCGCACAGCTCCACGCACGTATCGCCTTCCTGCAGGCGACGCCCAGTGTC encodes:
- the traR gene encoding autoinducer-binding transcriptional regulator TraR, with product MQHWLDKLTDLTAVEGDQSNLKDALAGLAEQIGFGGYAYLNIQPGHMLAISSYHPEWQSVYFERNYSALDPVVGRAKSMKRTFTWSGEQERPRLSKAERSFYAHAADFGIRSGITIPVKTANGSMSMFTLASEKLAIQLDREIDAVAAATAVAQLHARIAFLQATPSVEEAAYLDPKEATYLRWIAVGKTMEEVADLEGVKYNSVRVKLAETKKRFNVHTTTHLAALTIRRKLI